GCAGGTTCACGCTGCGACCGCATCCGCTGCGCGACTGGATCCCGATGCCGCGCCCGTCGACGGCGTACGACATACGGCGCGACTGGAGCCCGCGGCACCGGGCCGCCTACCTGCGCGACGCGATGGCGGCGGCCGACCGGCACGTCGACTTCTCCCGCTACGACATCGTCTACTTCGTGGCCGACCCGGACGCGCCCGGTGTGGACTCCGACGCCACGAAGGTGGTCAACCTGGACACCCCGATGCGGGCCGACGGCACCGACATCAGGCGGATGGTCACGGTCTTCGAGAACCATCCGCCGGACCGGCTGGTCCTGGCCCACGAGACGGGCCACGTCTTCGACCTGCCCGACCTGTACCACCGGCCGGACGACGGCGAGGGCGACTGGGACACCCACGTCGGCGACTGGGACCTCATGGGCAGCCAGTTCGGGCTCGCCCCCGATCTCTTCGGCTGGCACAAGTGGAAGCTGGGCTGGCTGGAGCCCCGGCAGGTGGCCTGCGTGCGGGGCAGCGGGCCGACCCGGCTGACGCTGGAGCCGCTGGGGGCGGGACCGGGCGTGGCGGTGGCGGGGGCCGCCGGGGCGCCGGCCTTCGGACTCGGCCGGGGCACCAAACTGGCGGTGGTGCGGACCGGGGCGGACAGCGCGCTCGCCTTCGAGGCGCGGGGACCGGTCGGCAACGACGCCGCCGCGTGCCGGGCGGGGGTGCTGGTCTACCGGGTACGCAGCGGGGCGGAGTCCGGCAACGGGCCGATCCAGGTGATCGACGCCCACCCGGACACCGAGGCCTGCTGGGAGGACTCGGTCTACCCGCCGCTGGCCGACGCCCCGGTGGCCCTCGGCGAGAGCTTCACGGTGCCGGGCGAGGGCGTACGGGTGGAGGTGGAGGGGCGGACGGTGTCGGGGGCGTGGACGGTGCAGGTCACGCCGGGGTAGCCGGGCCCTCACGGGCATCCCGGGCGCGCGCCCGGGCACGTCCCGGGCACGTCCCGGGCGCGCGAGAAGGCCCCTCGCCGGAGCGAGGGGCCTTCTCGTTGTCTGTGCGCCGCCAGGGACTCGAACCCCGGACCCGCTGATTAAGAGTCAGCTGCTCTAACCAACTGAGCTAGCGGCGCCTGCTGACGTCGTAGACCTTAGCACCCTGGTCGGCGGAGGGAAAAATCGAAATACGCACGGCGGCGCGGGCCGCCCGCACGGCCGCCCAGAGCAGGATCTCGGGGCCCGGCAGCCACGGCTGCCGGGTGTCCGGAGCCACCAGCCAGCGGGAACCGGACCGGGCGGGCGGGCCCGCCGGAGCCGGGACGGTCACCGCGTCCCCGGCGCCGTGGCACAGCAGCGGCGGCACCGCACCCGCACGTCCGCCCGGCCGGCCCCGGGCGCCCCACTCCTCCCACCCCAGCAGCGACGGCAGCCGCTGGGCCGTACCCGGCGCGGCGAACAGCAGCATCCGGCCCCGGAACTCCGCGACCGGGCCGGAACCCGGGCCCTCGTCCCACATCCGGTCCAGCATCCGGCGCCCGAAGACCGCGGGGGCGCTCACCACGTCGAACGCGGAACCGCAGGGCAGGACGACCGGGGCCGCGGGCCGCTCCTCCCAGAACGCGAGCATGCCGCGCGGGTACGCGCTCGCCGAGGCCAGCCAGGCGGCGCCGTCGGAGGTGACCTCCGCGGCGTGGGGAGTGGCGTCGAGGGTGACATCGCGTGCGCTGCTCATGCCGACTACATCTACCGGGCGTGAGGGAGCCACTGCGCTGGGTTGCGGGAAACCGGGACAGAAGGGAGGGGCGAGGAGTATCTTGCTCACCCGCTTGGCATATGCGGCGGGACTGGGCCCCCGGCTAGTCGGGGGTGTCGCCGCCGCGCAGCAGGTCGCGACCGAACTCCACCATCTTCTTGGCGTAGTCCTCGGTCCATTCGGCGCGTTCGGCGATGTCCGCGGCCGTCAGCCGGTCGAAGCGGCGCGGATCGGCGAGCTGGGCCGCCGCCGTCGCCTGGTACTCCATCGCCCGGTCGGCCGCCGCGCGGAACGCCTGGGTCAGTTCGGTCGCCCGCTCCAGCAGGACCCGGGGGTCGTCGATCGACTCGAGGTCGAAGAAGTGTTCCGGGTCGGCGGACGCCTCCGCCGGCTCGAAGAGCAGGGGCGCGGGGCGTAGCCGCGGTTCGTTCCGACGCGGCGTGGGCTCCGCCATGTCTTCTCCTCCTCGTACGTCACGACGGCCCTCCCCGCACGGGCGGGGGCACCCCGGTGGAGTGGGCCACCGTCCATTGTCCCGCCCCGTGCAAGTAGGCGTCCGGCCCGGCGGGTGCCGGACCGGACGCGGGGTGGGACGGTGCCGCCGTGCGCCGTGCGCTAGCCGGCGTAGGTCTCGAACTCGGCGACCCGGGGCGAGCCGCTGGAGGCGGTGATCTCCAGGGTGATCTTCTTCAGCGAGGCCGGGGCGAAGCTGCTGACGCCCGCCGTGCTGCCGGAGGCCAGGACGGCGCCCGTGTCGTGGTTGACGACCCGCCAGGCCCGGATGGCGCCCGCCGAGCCGGCCGCCTCGCGGATGTTGACCTTGGAGACGGTGGTGGCCGTGCCCCACTTCACGGAGACGGACCCGGTGGCACCGGCCGGGGACCAGTAGGTGCCCGTGTCGCCGTCGCGGACGTTGCCGTAGCTCGTCCCGGAGGCCTTGGAGGTGCCGTCGGCGCCCGCGCCGATGCTGAGGTTGGTCCCGGTGGGCGGGGTGGTGGGGCCGGGGTCGGTGGGACCCGGGTCCGTGGGGGCCGGCGTGGTGGGAGCCGGGTCGGTCGGTGCCGGGCTCTGCGGCGTACAGCTGCCGTCCGACACCTTCAGCCCCTTGTTGGCACCCGCCGTCTGGCTCACGACGCTCGGCACGCAGTCGGCCGCGTCGAGGTCGTAGGAGTACGGGATGCCGACGGTGGTGTTGGACGTCGGGTTCGGGCCGGCCGGGTTGTTGTCGCCCTCGCGCTCGGACCAGGTGACGTTGTCGAAGATGTTGCCGCTGACCTGCCAGGAGCCCGCCTGGTCGGTGTAGAAGGTGCCGAGGACGTCCTTGGAGTCCTCGAAGTAGTTGTTGTCGACCTTGGCCTTGGCGCCGGCACGGGAGTTGATGCCCGACTCGTTCAGGCTCACGTAGTGGTTGTTGTAGATGTGGGCGATGCCGCCGCGCAGCAGGGGCGCGCGGGAGTCGATGTTCTCGTACTTGTTGTGGTGGAAGGTGACGTAGCCGTTCGACCGGTCGCTCTCACTGGAGCCGATGAGTCCGCCTCGGCCGGAGTTGCGCAGGACGCTGTAGGACAGGGTGACGTACTGGGTGTTGTCCTTCATGTCGAAGAGACCGTCGAAGCCCTCCGACTCGCCGCCCGAGGCCTCCAGGGTGGTGTGGTCGACCCAGACGTTGCGGACGCCGCTCTCCATGCCGATGGCGTCGCCTCCGTTGGAGGTGGGCGAGCCGGACTTCTTGACGTTCCTGACCGTCACGTTCTGGATGATGATGTTGCTGGAGTCCCGGATGTGGATGCCCAGTTGGTCGAAGACCG
This region of Streptomyces ambofaciens ATCC 23877 genomic DNA includes:
- a CDS encoding M6 family metalloprotease domain-containing protein gives rise to the protein MHKLGAVSRRPRPEVHVPRQLPLRRLPREALEALGAGRRAAGPRTRLRSTAAVCTTMSALAATSLITAPSVAEPFSPEPCALQRTEVHHSEGVDTWNAAYPRPSRALDAVMVFLSFPDSQPLTAPAELVTDHFPATTRFFQHASYGRFTLRPHPLRDWIPMPRPSTAYDIRRDWSPRHRAAYLRDAMAAADRHVDFSRYDIVYFVADPDAPGVDSDATKVVNLDTPMRADGTDIRRMVTVFENHPPDRLVLAHETGHVFDLPDLYHRPDDGEGDWDTHVGDWDLMGSQFGLAPDLFGWHKWKLGWLEPRQVACVRGSGPTRLTLEPLGAGPGVAVAGAAGAPAFGLGRGTKLAVVRTGADSALAFEARGPVGNDAAACRAGVLVYRVRSGAESGNGPIQVIDAHPDTEACWEDSVYPPLADAPVALGESFTVPGEGVRVEVEGRTVSGAWTVQVTPG
- a CDS encoding bifunctional DNA primase/polymerase; its protein translation is MSSARDVTLDATPHAAEVTSDGAAWLASASAYPRGMLAFWEERPAAPVVLPCGSAFDVVSAPAVFGRRMLDRMWDEGPGSGPVAEFRGRMLLFAAPGTAQRLPSLLGWEEWGARGRPGGRAGAVPPLLCHGAGDAVTVPAPAGPPARSGSRWLVAPDTRQPWLPGPEILLWAAVRAARAAVRISIFPSADQGAKVYDVSRRR
- a CDS encoding pectate lyase family protein — protein: MRRAVTLRLNAALATLAVAAATGVVLSMPQEASAATGATGYATQNGGTTGGAGGQAVRATTGTAIHQALCGRASSSTPIVIQVEGTINHGNTAKVSGDSCSTAAGVIELKEISNVTIVGVGGGAVFDQLGIHIRDSSNIIIQNVTVRNVKKSGSPTSNGGDAIGMESGVRNVWVDHTTLEASGGESEGFDGLFDMKDNTQYVTLSYSVLRNSGRGGLIGSSESDRSNGYVTFHHNKYENIDSRAPLLRGGIAHIYNNHYVSLNESGINSRAGAKAKVDNNYFEDSKDVLGTFYTDQAGSWQVSGNIFDNVTWSEREGDNNPAGPNPTSNTTVGIPYSYDLDAADCVPSVVSQTAGANKGLKVSDGSCTPQSPAPTDPAPTTPAPTDPGPTDPGPTTPPTGTNLSIGAGADGTSKASGTSYGNVRDGDTGTYWSPAGATGSVSVKWGTATTVSKVNIREAAGSAGAIRAWRVVNHDTGAVLASGSTAGVSSFAPASLKKITLEITASSGSPRVAEFETYAG